One window of Leopardus geoffroyi isolate Oge1 chromosome B3, O.geoffroyi_Oge1_pat1.0, whole genome shotgun sequence genomic DNA carries:
- the KLHL25 gene encoding kelch-like protein 25 isoform X1: protein MDRVNSMNVHVWEHVCEQDSGKRGAGSGIQIWGRLSMSVSVHETRKSRSSTGSMNITLFHKASHPDCVLAHLNTLRKHCMFTDVTLWAGDRAFPCHRAVLAASSRYFEAMFSHGLRESRDDTVNFQDNLHPEVLELLLDFAYSSRIVINEENAESLLEAGDMLQFHDVRDAAAEFLEKNLFPSNCLGMMLLSDAHQCRRLYEFSWRMCLVHFEAVRQSEDFNSLSKDTLLDLISSDELETEDERVVFEAILQWVKHDLERRKVHLPELLRSVRLALLPSDCLKEAVSGEALLMADERTRLIVDEALRCKTKILQNDGVVTSPCARPRKAGHTLLILGGQTFMCDKIYQVDHKAKEIIPKADLPSPRKEFSASAIGCKVYVTGGRGSENGVSKDVWVYDTVHEEWSKAAPMLIARFGHGSAELENCLYVVGGHTSLAGVFPASPSVSLKQVEKYDPGANKWTMVAPLRDGVSNAAVVSAKLKLFVFGGTSIHRDMVSKVQCYDPSENRWSIKAECPQPWRYTAAAVLGSQIFIMGGDTEFTAASAYRFDCETNQWTRIGDMTAKRMSCHALASGNKLYVVGGYFGTQRCKTLDCYDPTSDTWNCITTVPYSLIPTAFVSTWKHLPS, encoded by the exons ATGGATAGAGTCAACTCAATGAACGTCCATGTTTGGGAACATGTCTGTGAACAGGATTCGGGGAAACGTGGTGCAGGGTCCGGAATTCAGATCTGGG GTCGGCTCAGCATGTCGGTCAGCGTCCATGAGACCCGAAAGTCGCGGAGCAGCACGGGGTCCATGAACATCACCCTCTTCCACAAAGCCTCCCACCCCGACTGCGTGCTGGCCCACCTCAACACCCTGCGCAAGCACTGCATGTTCACGGACGTCACGCTGTGGGCAGGCGACCGTGCCTTCCCCTGCCACCGCGCCGTGCTGGCCGCCTCCAGCCGCTACTTCGAGGCCATGTTCAGCCACGGCCTACGGGAGAGCCGGGACGACACGGTCAACTTCCAGGACAACCTGCACCCCGAGGTGCTGGAGCTGCTGCTGGACTTCGCCTACTCGTCCCGCATCGTCATCAACGAGGAGAACGCCGAGTCTCTGCTGGAGGCCGGTGACATGCTGCAGTTCCACGACGTGCGGGACGCCGCCGCCGAGTTCCTGGAGAAGAACCTCTTCCCCTCCAACTGCCTGGGCATGATGCTCCTGTCGGACGCTCACCAGTGCCGCCGGCTGTACGAGTTCTCGTGGCGCATGTGCCTGGTGCACTTCGAGGCCGTGCGGCAGAGCGAGGACTTCAACAGCCTGTCCAAGGACACCCTGCTGGACCTCATCTCCAGCGACGAGCTGGAGACGGAGGACGAGCGCGTGGTCTTCGAGGCCATCCTGCAGTGGGTGAAGCACGACCTCGAGCGGCGGAAGGTGCACCTGCCCGAGCTGCTCCGCAGCGTGCGGCTGGCCCTGCTGCCGTCCGACTGCCTCAAGGAGGCCGTCTCCGGCGAGGCCCTCCTCATGGCCGACGAGCGTACCAGGCTCATCGTGGACGAGGCGCTCCGCTGCAAGACCAAGATCCTGCAGAACGACGGGGTGGTCACCAGCCCTTGCGCCCGGCCACGCAAGGCGGGCCACACGCTGCTGATCCTGGGGGGCCAGACCTTCATGTGCGACAAGATCTACCAGGTGGACCACAAGGCCAAGGAGATCATCCCCAAGGCGGACCTGCCCAGCCCCCGCAAGGAGTTCAGCGCCTCAGCCATCGGCTGCAAGGTCTACGTGACCGGGGGCCGGGGCTCCGAGAACGGGGTCTCCAAGGACGTGTGGGTGTATGACACCGTCCACGAGGAGTGGTCCAAGGCGGCGCCCATGCTGATCGCCCGCTTCGGCCACGGCTCTGCTGAGCTGGAGAACTGCCTCTACGTGGTCGGGGGACACACGTCCCTGGCAGGCGTCTTCCCGGCCTCCCCGTCTGTCTCCCTGAAGCAGGTGGAGAAGTACGACCCCGGGGCTAACAAGTGGACCATGGTGGCCCCGTTGAGGGACGGCGTCAGCAATGCCGCGGTGGTGAGCGCCAAGCTGAAGCTGTTTGTTTTCGGGGGGACCAGCATCCACCGAGACATGGTGTCCAAGGTCCAGTGCTACGACCCCTCGGAGAACCGGTGGAGCATCAAGGCCGAGTGCCCCCAGCCTTGGCGGTACACGGCGGCCGCCGTGCTGGGCAGCCAGATCTTCATCATGGGCGGTGACACCGAGTTCACGGCCGCCTCCGCCTACCGCTTCGACTGTGAGACCAACCAGTGGACGCGGATCGGAGACATGACCGCCAAACGCATGTCCTGCCATGCCCTGGCCTCGGGCAACAAGCTCTACGTTGTGGGGGGCTACTTCGGGACCCAGAGGTGTAAGACCCTGGACTGCTATGACCCCACGTCGGACACGTGGAACTGCATCACCACGGTGCCCTACTCGCTCATCCCCACTGCCTTTGTCAGCACCTGGAAACACCTGCCTTCGTGA
- the KLHL25 gene encoding kelch-like protein 25 isoform X2, whose translation MPYCHLGLSRGLLFGTSELSRCLSGRLSMSVSVHETRKSRSSTGSMNITLFHKASHPDCVLAHLNTLRKHCMFTDVTLWAGDRAFPCHRAVLAASSRYFEAMFSHGLRESRDDTVNFQDNLHPEVLELLLDFAYSSRIVINEENAESLLEAGDMLQFHDVRDAAAEFLEKNLFPSNCLGMMLLSDAHQCRRLYEFSWRMCLVHFEAVRQSEDFNSLSKDTLLDLISSDELETEDERVVFEAILQWVKHDLERRKVHLPELLRSVRLALLPSDCLKEAVSGEALLMADERTRLIVDEALRCKTKILQNDGVVTSPCARPRKAGHTLLILGGQTFMCDKIYQVDHKAKEIIPKADLPSPRKEFSASAIGCKVYVTGGRGSENGVSKDVWVYDTVHEEWSKAAPMLIARFGHGSAELENCLYVVGGHTSLAGVFPASPSVSLKQVEKYDPGANKWTMVAPLRDGVSNAAVVSAKLKLFVFGGTSIHRDMVSKVQCYDPSENRWSIKAECPQPWRYTAAAVLGSQIFIMGGDTEFTAASAYRFDCETNQWTRIGDMTAKRMSCHALASGNKLYVVGGYFGTQRCKTLDCYDPTSDTWNCITTVPYSLIPTAFVSTWKHLPS comes from the exons ATGCCCTACTGTCACCTGGGCCTTTCTCGTGGCTTGCTTTTTGGGACCTCAGAACTGAGCCGGTGTCTTTCAG GTCGGCTCAGCATGTCGGTCAGCGTCCATGAGACCCGAAAGTCGCGGAGCAGCACGGGGTCCATGAACATCACCCTCTTCCACAAAGCCTCCCACCCCGACTGCGTGCTGGCCCACCTCAACACCCTGCGCAAGCACTGCATGTTCACGGACGTCACGCTGTGGGCAGGCGACCGTGCCTTCCCCTGCCACCGCGCCGTGCTGGCCGCCTCCAGCCGCTACTTCGAGGCCATGTTCAGCCACGGCCTACGGGAGAGCCGGGACGACACGGTCAACTTCCAGGACAACCTGCACCCCGAGGTGCTGGAGCTGCTGCTGGACTTCGCCTACTCGTCCCGCATCGTCATCAACGAGGAGAACGCCGAGTCTCTGCTGGAGGCCGGTGACATGCTGCAGTTCCACGACGTGCGGGACGCCGCCGCCGAGTTCCTGGAGAAGAACCTCTTCCCCTCCAACTGCCTGGGCATGATGCTCCTGTCGGACGCTCACCAGTGCCGCCGGCTGTACGAGTTCTCGTGGCGCATGTGCCTGGTGCACTTCGAGGCCGTGCGGCAGAGCGAGGACTTCAACAGCCTGTCCAAGGACACCCTGCTGGACCTCATCTCCAGCGACGAGCTGGAGACGGAGGACGAGCGCGTGGTCTTCGAGGCCATCCTGCAGTGGGTGAAGCACGACCTCGAGCGGCGGAAGGTGCACCTGCCCGAGCTGCTCCGCAGCGTGCGGCTGGCCCTGCTGCCGTCCGACTGCCTCAAGGAGGCCGTCTCCGGCGAGGCCCTCCTCATGGCCGACGAGCGTACCAGGCTCATCGTGGACGAGGCGCTCCGCTGCAAGACCAAGATCCTGCAGAACGACGGGGTGGTCACCAGCCCTTGCGCCCGGCCACGCAAGGCGGGCCACACGCTGCTGATCCTGGGGGGCCAGACCTTCATGTGCGACAAGATCTACCAGGTGGACCACAAGGCCAAGGAGATCATCCCCAAGGCGGACCTGCCCAGCCCCCGCAAGGAGTTCAGCGCCTCAGCCATCGGCTGCAAGGTCTACGTGACCGGGGGCCGGGGCTCCGAGAACGGGGTCTCCAAGGACGTGTGGGTGTATGACACCGTCCACGAGGAGTGGTCCAAGGCGGCGCCCATGCTGATCGCCCGCTTCGGCCACGGCTCTGCTGAGCTGGAGAACTGCCTCTACGTGGTCGGGGGACACACGTCCCTGGCAGGCGTCTTCCCGGCCTCCCCGTCTGTCTCCCTGAAGCAGGTGGAGAAGTACGACCCCGGGGCTAACAAGTGGACCATGGTGGCCCCGTTGAGGGACGGCGTCAGCAATGCCGCGGTGGTGAGCGCCAAGCTGAAGCTGTTTGTTTTCGGGGGGACCAGCATCCACCGAGACATGGTGTCCAAGGTCCAGTGCTACGACCCCTCGGAGAACCGGTGGAGCATCAAGGCCGAGTGCCCCCAGCCTTGGCGGTACACGGCGGCCGCCGTGCTGGGCAGCCAGATCTTCATCATGGGCGGTGACACCGAGTTCACGGCCGCCTCCGCCTACCGCTTCGACTGTGAGACCAACCAGTGGACGCGGATCGGAGACATGACCGCCAAACGCATGTCCTGCCATGCCCTGGCCTCGGGCAACAAGCTCTACGTTGTGGGGGGCTACTTCGGGACCCAGAGGTGTAAGACCCTGGACTGCTATGACCCCACGTCGGACACGTGGAACTGCATCACCACGGTGCCCTACTCGCTCATCCCCACTGCCTTTGTCAGCACCTGGAAACACCTGCCTTCGTGA
- the KLHL25 gene encoding kelch-like protein 25 isoform X3, whose amino-acid sequence MSVSVHETRKSRSSTGSMNITLFHKASHPDCVLAHLNTLRKHCMFTDVTLWAGDRAFPCHRAVLAASSRYFEAMFSHGLRESRDDTVNFQDNLHPEVLELLLDFAYSSRIVINEENAESLLEAGDMLQFHDVRDAAAEFLEKNLFPSNCLGMMLLSDAHQCRRLYEFSWRMCLVHFEAVRQSEDFNSLSKDTLLDLISSDELETEDERVVFEAILQWVKHDLERRKVHLPELLRSVRLALLPSDCLKEAVSGEALLMADERTRLIVDEALRCKTKILQNDGVVTSPCARPRKAGHTLLILGGQTFMCDKIYQVDHKAKEIIPKADLPSPRKEFSASAIGCKVYVTGGRGSENGVSKDVWVYDTVHEEWSKAAPMLIARFGHGSAELENCLYVVGGHTSLAGVFPASPSVSLKQVEKYDPGANKWTMVAPLRDGVSNAAVVSAKLKLFVFGGTSIHRDMVSKVQCYDPSENRWSIKAECPQPWRYTAAAVLGSQIFIMGGDTEFTAASAYRFDCETNQWTRIGDMTAKRMSCHALASGNKLYVVGGYFGTQRCKTLDCYDPTSDTWNCITTVPYSLIPTAFVSTWKHLPS is encoded by the coding sequence ATGTCGGTCAGCGTCCATGAGACCCGAAAGTCGCGGAGCAGCACGGGGTCCATGAACATCACCCTCTTCCACAAAGCCTCCCACCCCGACTGCGTGCTGGCCCACCTCAACACCCTGCGCAAGCACTGCATGTTCACGGACGTCACGCTGTGGGCAGGCGACCGTGCCTTCCCCTGCCACCGCGCCGTGCTGGCCGCCTCCAGCCGCTACTTCGAGGCCATGTTCAGCCACGGCCTACGGGAGAGCCGGGACGACACGGTCAACTTCCAGGACAACCTGCACCCCGAGGTGCTGGAGCTGCTGCTGGACTTCGCCTACTCGTCCCGCATCGTCATCAACGAGGAGAACGCCGAGTCTCTGCTGGAGGCCGGTGACATGCTGCAGTTCCACGACGTGCGGGACGCCGCCGCCGAGTTCCTGGAGAAGAACCTCTTCCCCTCCAACTGCCTGGGCATGATGCTCCTGTCGGACGCTCACCAGTGCCGCCGGCTGTACGAGTTCTCGTGGCGCATGTGCCTGGTGCACTTCGAGGCCGTGCGGCAGAGCGAGGACTTCAACAGCCTGTCCAAGGACACCCTGCTGGACCTCATCTCCAGCGACGAGCTGGAGACGGAGGACGAGCGCGTGGTCTTCGAGGCCATCCTGCAGTGGGTGAAGCACGACCTCGAGCGGCGGAAGGTGCACCTGCCCGAGCTGCTCCGCAGCGTGCGGCTGGCCCTGCTGCCGTCCGACTGCCTCAAGGAGGCCGTCTCCGGCGAGGCCCTCCTCATGGCCGACGAGCGTACCAGGCTCATCGTGGACGAGGCGCTCCGCTGCAAGACCAAGATCCTGCAGAACGACGGGGTGGTCACCAGCCCTTGCGCCCGGCCACGCAAGGCGGGCCACACGCTGCTGATCCTGGGGGGCCAGACCTTCATGTGCGACAAGATCTACCAGGTGGACCACAAGGCCAAGGAGATCATCCCCAAGGCGGACCTGCCCAGCCCCCGCAAGGAGTTCAGCGCCTCAGCCATCGGCTGCAAGGTCTACGTGACCGGGGGCCGGGGCTCCGAGAACGGGGTCTCCAAGGACGTGTGGGTGTATGACACCGTCCACGAGGAGTGGTCCAAGGCGGCGCCCATGCTGATCGCCCGCTTCGGCCACGGCTCTGCTGAGCTGGAGAACTGCCTCTACGTGGTCGGGGGACACACGTCCCTGGCAGGCGTCTTCCCGGCCTCCCCGTCTGTCTCCCTGAAGCAGGTGGAGAAGTACGACCCCGGGGCTAACAAGTGGACCATGGTGGCCCCGTTGAGGGACGGCGTCAGCAATGCCGCGGTGGTGAGCGCCAAGCTGAAGCTGTTTGTTTTCGGGGGGACCAGCATCCACCGAGACATGGTGTCCAAGGTCCAGTGCTACGACCCCTCGGAGAACCGGTGGAGCATCAAGGCCGAGTGCCCCCAGCCTTGGCGGTACACGGCGGCCGCCGTGCTGGGCAGCCAGATCTTCATCATGGGCGGTGACACCGAGTTCACGGCCGCCTCCGCCTACCGCTTCGACTGTGAGACCAACCAGTGGACGCGGATCGGAGACATGACCGCCAAACGCATGTCCTGCCATGCCCTGGCCTCGGGCAACAAGCTCTACGTTGTGGGGGGCTACTTCGGGACCCAGAGGTGTAAGACCCTGGACTGCTATGACCCCACGTCGGACACGTGGAACTGCATCACCACGGTGCCCTACTCGCTCATCCCCACTGCCTTTGTCAGCACCTGGAAACACCTGCCTTCGTGA